The Armatimonadota bacterium genome includes a window with the following:
- the msrB gene encoding peptide methionine sulfoxide reductase MsrB, with protein sequence MSKDAGMEKVIRSEEEWKSLLTPEQYRIMRLKGTEPPFTGAYLHEKTPGVYRCAGCGLELFNSDAKFDSGSGWPSFFRPAGDGRIEYRTDTSHGMLRTEVLCARCGSHLGHVFDDGPRPTGKRYCINSVCLTLEPRASR encoded by the coding sequence ATGTCCAAAGATGCAGGGATGGAAAAGGTTATCCGTTCGGAAGAGGAGTGGAAGTCCCTTCTGACGCCCGAGCAATACCGCATCATGCGACTGAAGGGAACCGAGCCGCCGTTCACCGGCGCCTACCTGCATGAGAAAACACCCGGCGTCTACCGGTGCGCGGGCTGCGGTCTGGAACTTTTCAACTCCGATGCCAAGTTTGATTCGGGCTCCGGCTGGCCTAGCTTCTTCCGGCCCGCCGGCGATGGGCGCATCGAGTATCGCACCGACACGAGCCACGGAATGCTGCGAACTGAGGTTCTCTGCGCGCGGTGCGGATCCCATCTGGGCCACGTGTTTGATGACGGTCCCCGTCCCACCGGCAAGCGCTACTGCATCAATTCCGTCTGTCTTACCCTGGAGCCTCGCGCCAGCCGATAA
- a CDS encoding cytochrome c assembly protein: MTAGDLFLWLAAAALAASFLLNLRATLRRESSAPPLAGWLYLISALGFTAASVVLWALLFAHRFDVAYVYGYTSRDLAPGYIFSAFWAGPEGSFLFWALIGAWTGVFLKRTTKDLEPAAMSFWCLSQGLLTAMLLINSPFAPLNGSPPDGAGLNPILQDPWMAIHPPVLFFGFVVFSAPAALAAAGLLTNRLDRWATLSLPWASLGWLSLGAGLVLGGLWAYETLGWGGYWGWDPVENSSLVPWLTGTVLLHGLILQRIRGTGQRPNVIYALLTYLLILYSTFLTRSGVLGDFSVHSFSDLGVAGLLAGAIGVVALIFLALLVWRFSGIPAPSIIEDGHGKELNHYLTSWVLSIIAFFVLLGTSAPLLTGLLSPDRPSGVQVRFYNVTGAPLALGMLLLIALCPLMSWSPRASKAASASLRRNAQGLAVTASAVVVLLLLFVFGAAKGSLWSLGVLGAAVLILNGWRFAVSAVSSGALAAGAYLAHAGIGLMFVGIAGSNLGHPEEAVVLQAGESKSVLGWTIKLDSVAATPDGVMTAHLHLARSREQSRHILLTGKPMPGGQGYAFKPYIHRSAVADVYFAPHEMVPAEGMARRPSPAVRPLEGSMQLAPAIVVGDREMRPEPASAPDGSVTVRLEGMSVESGSVEITVIPREGQPRRITLSKGQVQRVGTLDVQFERYGPMEQGSQGELRASALINVAPAQGDSPPAGAAPETQDLPPAENESGSGGSVSLSVSTKPLISLLWLGSALAGLGSLLAVARRFREASTQK, from the coding sequence ATGACAGCAGGCGATCTGTTCCTCTGGCTGGCCGCGGCGGCGCTGGCTGCGTCATTCCTCCTGAATCTCCGAGCGACCCTCAGACGTGAAAGTTCGGCGCCACCGCTCGCTGGCTGGCTTTATCTGATATCCGCTCTGGGGTTCACGGCGGCGTCAGTGGTGCTCTGGGCGCTGCTGTTCGCGCACCGCTTCGACGTGGCCTATGTCTACGGCTATACTTCGCGGGATCTGGCTCCGGGGTACATCTTCTCCGCATTCTGGGCCGGACCCGAAGGTTCGTTCCTCTTCTGGGCGCTTATCGGAGCGTGGACCGGTGTGTTTCTAAAGCGGACCACGAAGGATCTTGAGCCCGCCGCCATGTCGTTCTGGTGTCTCTCCCAGGGTCTCCTGACCGCCATGCTTCTTATCAACTCTCCGTTTGCGCCGCTCAACGGCTCCCCGCCGGACGGTGCCGGCTTGAATCCCATCTTGCAGGATCCGTGGATGGCCATCCATCCGCCGGTGCTGTTCTTTGGCTTCGTGGTGTTCAGCGCGCCGGCCGCGCTGGCGGCTGCGGGACTCCTGACGAACCGGCTGGACCGTTGGGCCACCCTGTCTCTGCCGTGGGCTTCGCTGGGATGGTTGTCGCTGGGTGCCGGGCTGGTCCTGGGCGGTCTCTGGGCCTACGAGACCCTGGGGTGGGGTGGCTACTGGGGCTGGGATCCGGTGGAGAACTCTTCGCTGGTGCCGTGGCTCACAGGAACCGTTCTGCTGCACGGCCTCATCCTGCAGCGGATCCGCGGGACGGGCCAGCGCCCCAATGTCATCTACGCCCTGTTGACCTACCTCTTGATCCTGTATTCCACCTTCCTGACACGTAGCGGAGTCCTGGGCGATTTTTCCGTGCACAGCTTCAGCGATCTTGGAGTAGCGGGCCTGCTTGCCGGAGCGATTGGCGTGGTGGCGCTGATCTTCCTTGCACTGCTGGTGTGGCGCTTCTCCGGCATCCCTGCTCCTTCCATCATCGAGGACGGCCACGGCAAAGAGCTGAATCACTACCTGACCTCCTGGGTGCTCTCCATCATTGCATTCTTTGTTCTGCTCGGAACCAGCGCCCCGCTCCTCACAGGGTTGCTCTCTCCGGACCGGCCCTCGGGAGTCCAGGTGCGTTTCTACAATGTAACCGGGGCTCCACTGGCCCTCGGGATGCTGTTGCTTATCGCCCTGTGTCCGCTGATGAGCTGGTCCCCGCGCGCTTCGAAAGCGGCATCTGCGTCGCTTCGGAGAAACGCCCAGGGTCTGGCGGTCACCGCAAGCGCCGTCGTTGTGCTGCTTCTTCTGTTCGTATTCGGCGCGGCGAAGGGCTCCCTGTGGTCGCTCGGTGTGCTGGGTGCAGCCGTGCTGATCCTGAACGGATGGCGGTTCGCCGTTTCTGCGGTCTCGTCGGGGGCGCTGGCAGCAGGGGCATATCTGGCTCACGCGGGTATCGGCCTGATGTTTGTGGGCATTGCGGGAAGCAATCTGGGACACCCGGAGGAGGCGGTCGTCCTCCAGGCAGGAGAGTCTAAATCTGTCTTAGGATGGACAATAAAGCTAGACTCCGTAGCGGCCACTCCGGATGGCGTAATGACCGCCCATCTGCATCTGGCCCGCAGCCGCGAGCAATCGAGACACATCCTCCTGACCGGCAAACCGATGCCCGGAGGTCAGGGCTACGCCTTCAAGCCCTACATCCACCGCAGCGCGGTGGCGGACGTCTACTTCGCTCCCCATGAAATGGTGCCTGCGGAAGGAATGGCCCGTCGGCCATCGCCGGCCGTCAGGCCGCTGGAAGGCAGCATGCAACTGGCGCCGGCCATTGTGGTGGGAGACCGGGAGATGCGCCCCGAGCCCGCCTCCGCCCCGGACGGGTCCGTCACAGTCCGGCTGGAGGGGATGAGCGTGGAATCCGGCAGCGTGGAGATCACCGTCATTCCCAGGGAAGGGCAGCCGCGCAGGATCACACTGTCGAAGGGGCAGGTGCAAAGGGTCGGAACGCTGGACGTGCAGTTCGAGCGCTACGGCCCGATGGAGCAGGGCAGCCAAGGCGAACTGAGGGCGTCTGCGCTGATCAATGTGGCTCCCGCACAGGGCGATTCCCCACCGGCAGGCGCGGCGCCGGAGACACAGGACCTGCCCCCGGCTGAAAACGAAAGCGGGTCGGGTGGTTCCGTCAGCCTGAGCGTCTCCACCAAACCCCTTATCAGCCTGCTGTGGCTTGGCTCTGCGCTGGCCGGGCTCGGATCGCTCCTGGCCGTGGCGCGGCGTTTCCGGGAGGCGTCAACTCAGAAATGA